The following DNA comes from Brassica oleracea var. oleracea cultivar TO1000 chromosome C5, BOL, whole genome shotgun sequence.
GCCGCTTTGGGCCAATTCGAAGATCCATTGGTTAATCGTGGTTTTCCCGTTAACACCCATCTCTTCTCTTGGGTAATTACTATTAACACAAAGTTAATGATTTTTATTCGCTAACCAATGGGATTAGGCTAGTGGCACTTGAAGGATTATCCCAATACAATGAAATCCGCACTTTGATTCCTGTTGCATTTGGTGGGTTAATTAAAAAAATGTTTTTTATTGGCTGAGAGTTCTAATTATTGATCATAGGAGCGAAAAAAAGACTTGATATTTAAATATGAATTGTATGTTTTTTTTTTTTTTGGGAATTGTTAGGTTGAGGATGAGGAGAAGCTAATAGAGATTATCAAGCAGGCGGCGAAGCAAAAGGCAATGTGTTTCTACACTTTAGCCAATCCTTCTATGTCCAAATCCGCTAAAGAAGCTTGTGATCTATTAGGCGTGCTCTCTGTCGACATCTTAGGACCAATTATCCAAGGCATTGCGTCTCACTTGGGTGTTTCTCCGTCGGGTCTTACCCGCGGAGCTGCAGGTAGGGTCAAGACTCTCAACGATGCATACTTCAAAAGAATCGAAGCCATTGAGTTTACCATTAAGCAAGATGACGGGACTTTACCTGAGAACTTAGGCAAGGCTGATATCATTCTTGTCGGTGTTTCACGGACGGGAAAGACGCCGCTGTCTACTTATATTGCTCAGAAAGGGTATAAAGTCGCAAATGTACCGTTTGTGATGGGCGTAGAACCGCCCAAGACGCTTTTTGATGTTGAACCGAGAAAAGTTTTTGGGTTGAAGATTCAACTTGTGGTACTGCAAGCCATCAGGAGAACAAGAGCTAAAACGTTAGGTGTGGATACGGTAGGAGAGAACAGATACTCAGGCTTCGATCTTGTTCGGAAAGAACTTGATTTCGCGGCAAAGATCTATGCGAAAAACCCTGGATGGGCGGTCATAGGTAATTAACACACACTTTGAACACCATTCTGTAATTTTCTTCATTCAGTATCATTAGTTTATATTGCGCGGGGGTTGCAGATGTGACGAATAAAGCGATAGAAGAAACAGCAGCTGTGATTCTGCGGCTTTATCATGACGGTAGCGACAGTAGTACTTCTGTACCTTGTATCTCAAAACGCTTCTAAGCTCACGAGAATACAGTTTGGTACTATTTTAACTAATCAAACCTAGGCGCCTGTATTTTGTTTACTCAACTATTGAATTTAAAAAAAAAAAACATTTTCATGTAAGAGGATGAAAAAGTAATAATTATGGATTTACTCTGAATTTCTTTTAGGTTTATATCCAAGAATTTTTGGCATGTGATTTACCATTTGTCGCAGAGTATGCCACTATTTAT
Coding sequences within:
- the LOC106293872 gene encoding pyruvate, phosphate dikinase regulatory protein 2-like; this encodes MNSRGHPEPDSESPPTIPSSPRTPRMKVSSKLNRWSMGRALRSGAVKIDRQTLRTDNNDNPCRQVTSEEADRKTSAIEDGFRDDVAGKSIYMVSDGTGWTAEHSVNAALGQFEDPLVNRGFPVNTHLFSWVEDEEKLIEIIKQAAKQKAMCFYTLANPSMSKSAKEACDLLGVLSVDILGPIIQGIASHLGVSPSGLTRGAAGRVKTLNDAYFKRIEAIEFTIKQDDGTLPENLGKADIILVGVSRTGKTPLSTYIAQKGYKVANVPFVMGVEPPKTLFDVEPRKVFGLKIQLVVLQAIRRTRAKTLGVDTVGENRYSGFDLVRKELDFAAKIYAKNPGWAVIDVTNKAIEETAAVILRLYHDGSDSSTSVPCISKRF